The Roseofilum reptotaenium CS-1145 genome has a window encoding:
- a CDS encoding response regulator transcription factor, whose protein sequence is MSAKLLLVDDEPGLREAVQAYLEDSGFTVEVANNAIEGWEKVQQIVPDLVISDIMMPQVDGYQFLQQLREDDRFKSMPVVFLTAKGMTSDRIQGYQAGCDAYLPKPFDPEELEAIVKNLIERRAAASSSTELDDIKQQLNQIQGILQQGNTVSTQTSPIQIDFTPREQSVLNLVTEGLMNKEIARRLETSVRNVEKYVSRLFVKTGTNSRTELVRFAIEHGLNQS, encoded by the coding sequence ATGTCAGCAAAACTCTTATTAGTAGATGATGAACCGGGACTGCGGGAGGCGGTACAAGCTTATCTCGAAGATTCAGGGTTTACTGTAGAAGTGGCGAATAATGCCATTGAAGGTTGGGAAAAAGTCCAGCAAATTGTGCCCGATTTGGTGATTTCTGATATTATGATGCCGCAAGTCGATGGCTATCAGTTCCTGCAACAGTTGCGGGAAGATGACCGATTTAAGTCTATGCCTGTGGTCTTTTTAACGGCTAAAGGGATGACTTCCGATCGCATCCAAGGCTATCAAGCCGGATGTGATGCTTATCTTCCTAAACCGTTTGATCCAGAAGAATTAGAAGCGATCGTTAAAAATCTGATCGAACGCCGTGCAGCAGCGAGTAGTTCAACCGAATTAGATGATATTAAACAACAACTGAATCAAATTCAAGGTATCCTGCAACAAGGGAATACGGTATCGACTCAAACCAGCCCGATTCAAATTGATTTTACGCCTAGAGAACAAAGTGTTTTAAATTTAGTGACGGAAGGCTTGATGAATAAGGAAATTGCTCGCCGGTTAGAAACCAGTGTGCGAAATGTGGAGAAGTATGTGAGCCGTTTATTTGTAAAAACGGGCACGAATAGCCGCACTGAGCTAGTTCGGTTTGCGATCGAGCATGG